ATCTTTATTTTTAGCAAAAAAGAAAAAAATCAAAAAAAGTTTAATTGGGATTTATTTAAAAAAAAGTAACCCTTGACATTATTTTATTTAATATTATAATAACTTCTTAATTAGATTAAGTAATTATCAATATTTATGAATGCATTTAATTTTGAAGGAGGAAAGATAGAAGAAATTTTTGAACCTATAAAAAATGAGGAGATTAAAAATAAAAAAGTTGAACTATGGCAAAAAGAAAAAAAAGAAAAAAAATTTGAGATCCCGCATTCTTTAAAGGGGTATTTTAATAAAAATGAAGACGGAACAATTGACATTAAGACAGAAAACGGAATTTTAGAAAGGGTATCAAAGGATATCTTACCAGAAGATTTAAAACAGGAAGAACAAGGCGAGTTGTTTATGACATTTACAAATCATTCTGAAATATCTAAAAAAGTTCTTAATGAATTATTAAAAGGAAATCAAGATGAATAAAAACGGACTAAAAATTTTTAAAGCAATATTTAAAAACAGATGGTCTGTTTTTTTTGTCTTGAATTTTTTAGTTTTAGCTGTTTTTTTGTCCATTTTAATTTTTGGTTTTGAATTTTATTACAAGAATAAGATTTATCCCGGCGTAAAAGCCAGTAATATAGATTTATCAGGAAAATCGCGCAATCAAGCGTTAAAACAATTGCGCGAAATAAGCGAGCAAATAATGAGTGATGGCATTTTTTTTAAATATAGAGATAAAGAAGTCGTGATAGGATCAACTTTTATAGCGACTGAAGATCCAGGGCTGTCAAAAGAAATAATTTTTTTTGATTGTGAAAAAACAATCAATAAAGCTTATGAATATGGCAGAAAAGATAATTTTTTGATTAATTTAAAAAAACAAGCGTTTATTTTATTTAATCATAAAAAAATTAAAGTCAACTATAATTTAAACGAAAAAGAATTAAAAAAAGCATTGATTAGTAATTTTTCTATTTTAGAAAATCCAGGGGAAGACGCGAGAATAAACATTAAAGTTAAACGAGATGAATTTATAACTGAGGTAATCGCTGAAAAATTAGGAACAAGCTTTGATTATGACTTAGCAATTCAGCAGGCAAAAAATAATTTAGAGTCTTTTTCCTCCGTCCCAATTGAAATGTATATGAAAACAGACTATCCAAAAGTTAAAATAAAAGACGCTCAGAAAGCAATCCCTTTGGTAAAAAAAGTATTGTCTGTTTTTCCGGCTAAATTGTCTTACAAATGTTTTATTGAAGGAGGCGATGCTCATTTTTGCGACGAAGATTTTGAAGACATAAAAATAAGCAATAAGGATTTAGCCTATTGGATTAGCTTAAGCGCTGGAAACGATAGTTTAAGCGTAAAATTTGATGAAGAAAAAATTATTGATTATTTAATAAACATTGGAAAAGATATTAACGTGCCGTCAAGCGACGCTAAATTTAAAATTAAAGATGAGAAAGTTTCTGAATTCCAGTCAAGCGTGAACGGCATTAAATTAAATATTGAGAAAACATTGTTAGAAATGGAAAATAAATTTTTAATTCAAGCAACGTCAACAGCCTTTTTAGTGGTAGAAGAGGAAGAAGCAAAAAATTCAATAGAAGACGCCAATGATCTTGGAATTAAGGAATTGATAGGAGTAGGCGAGTCAAATTTTAGCAAAAGCCCTAATAATAGGCGACATAATATTGCTATCGGAGCTGAAGCTTTAGATGGATTATTAATAAAACCAGGTGAAAAATTTTCTTTAGTTAATAATCTAGGCGATATTAACGCCATGGCAGGTTATTTGCCAGAATTAGTTATAAAAGGAAATAAAACAGTGCCTGAATACGGCGGAGGTCTTTGCCAAATAGCAACAACTCTTTTTAGAGCGGCTATTAACACCGGATTGCCGATTACTGAACGCAAGCCTCACGCTTATAGAGTTTTTTATTATGAGCCAGCGGGGACAGACGCTACTGTTTATATTCCAAAACCAGACGTAAAGTTTGTGAACGATACAGAAAAATATATTTTGATTCAGACAAAAATAGACGGAGATGATTTAATTTTTGAATTTTGGGGAGCTTCTGACGGACGAAAAGTTGAGGTATCTAAACCAAAAATTTTTAATATAGTTAGTCCCGGACCGACTAAAATTATTGAAACTGAGGATTTAGATCCTGGGGTTAAAAAATGCACGGAAAGTTCGCACAATGGAGCTGACGCTGAGTTCACGCGCGAAATTACAACAGCAGACGGAGAAGTTAATGAAGAAATTTGGTCAAGCCATTATCGTCCATGGAGAGCTGTTTGTTTAGTTGGAAAAGAAAAAGAAGAAGCTGTTGATGAAGATAATATTGAAAGTGAAAACATTGATCCTGATTCTGATGAAAATCAACCTGTTGATGAAAATTAATAATGAAAAAATCCTGCTTATAAAACTGCAGACCAGAAATTTTTAAAAGGATTTCTTCAGCAAAAGCCGAACAGTCCTTCTAAAAAATTTCCATGCTTGTCGTGTCTGCAGATTTATAAACAGGATTTATATTTTGCGTGTAATAATATATAATAGCACAAAATAAAAGTTTGTCAAGCCAAAAAATAAAAAATTTCCTTTTACGCTGGAAAAAGGATTTTTTTATAAAAATCAGAAAAATTATTTTATAATTTTCTTTTTCAAGTCATCAACGGCTTTTTTGTTTGTTAAAATATTTTTTAAATAATTTCTATAACTTTCTGATTTAAACTGGTCGTTATTTTTACTGTCAGAATATTGTTTTGACATTTTTTTGATTTCTTGATTGATTTCTTTCTCTGATGTTTTTATGTTATTTTTTATCGCGTATTCCCGTATAAACAAGGCTGTTTTTACGCGTTCACTTGCTTGAGGCAGAAAATCTTTTTCAATTTCTGTTATTGTTTTTTTCAAATGAGAAAGATAATCTTTTAATTCCACGCCTTGCTGCGATAAGTTAGCTTCTAATTCCTGAATCATTTTTTTTACCTCAGCAACAATTAAAACATCCGGCAGTTCTTCAAAAACTGACTCTTTGACTAACTGTTCAAACATTTTAATTTCCTGTCTTTGTTCTTCTTTGGTATTTTCTTCCTCTTCAAAATTTTGCTTTATTTGTTTTTTAAGCTCTGTTAAGTTTTTAAATTCTCCCAAAGATTTCGCGAATAAGTCGTCAATTTTTGGAATTTCTCTGTCATATACGCCTTTTACTTTTATTTTGCATTTTACCAGCTTGCCAGCCAAATTCTTGTTATAATGCTCCTTTGGAAAAGTTATTTCAAATTCTTTTTTGTCATTTTCTTTTAACCCTAATAATTTTTTGTCAAAGCCAGGGATATAATAAGGTTCGCCAATAATAATTTTATGTCCTAATACATTGCCGCCTTCAATCGCGATGTTGTTTTGAAAAATATCTAAATCTATTTTAACCATATCTCTTTCTTTAACTTCCCGATTAACCAATTTTTCTTTCGTTCTGCTTTCAGATAATTTTTTAATTGCCATATCAACCTTTTTTTCGCCAACTTCAACTTTTTCTTTGTTAACTATAATTTTTTCAAGATCGCAAATTTTAGTTTTTGGCAAAAGCGAAACAACTGCTTTATAAATAAAAGGGTTGTTAGGAGCTGCTTTTAATACTTCTATTTTTGGCATATCAATCGGCTCTATTTTTTCTTTTTTAATAGCTTGTATGTAAGTTTCGCGGACAATATCGTCAATGGCTTCGTTTAAAATTACGGCTTCTCCTAATTTTTGTTTAACAATTTCATAAGGAATTTTACCAGGGCGAAAGCCGTTGAATTTATATTTTTTGCTTAAACGAGAAACAGCTTTTTTAAGATAAGGGGCAAGCTCGCTCTGTTCTAATTCAATTGTAATTTCCTTTTGGCTTTTAAAAAGTTTTTTTGTTGATATTTTCATAATTTAAAATTTATTTTTTATTTTTTTTATTTTTCGGCTTTTTCTCGTCTTTCACCTTTTTTTCTTCTTTATCTTTTTTTTCATCTTTGTCTTTGGCTTTTGAGCTTTCTTCTTTTTTCTTTTTTGGCTTTTTATCATCTTTTTCTTTTTCTTCTTTTATTTCATCTTTGTCTTTGGCTTTTGAGCTTTCTTCTTTATCTTTTTTTTCATCTTTGTCTTTGGCTTTTGAGCTTTCTTCTTTTTTCTTTTTTGGCTTTTTATCATCTTTTTCTTTTTCTTTCATTTCTTCTATATCAATTTTCCATTCTGTTAANNNNNNNNNNNNNNNNNNNNNNNNNNNNNNNNNNNNNNNNNNNNNNNNNNNNNNNNNNNNNNNNNNNNNNNNNNNNNNNNNNNNNNNNNNNNNNNNNNNNTTTCTTCTTTATCTTTTTTTTCATCTTTGTCTTTGGCTTTTGAGCTTTCTTCTTTTTTCTTTTTTGGCTTTTTATCATCTTTTTCTTTTTCTTTCATTTCTTCTATATCAATTTTCCATTCTGTTAATTTTGCCGCAAGCCTTACATTCTGTCCGCCCTTGCCAATGGCCAAAGAAAGCTGGTCTGCTTTTACTTTAGCAATAGCCGAATGATTTTTTTCATCAATTTTTAACGCCAATATTTTAGCTGGCGAAAGTGAGTTCATTATAAATTTTTCTATATTCTTGTCATATTCAATAATGTCAATTTTTTCTCCGTTTAATTCATTAATAATTGTTTGAATGCGATTTCCCCGTTGTCCAATACAGGATCCAATAGGATCTACTGAATCATCATTGCTAATCACAGCTACTTTCGCGCGCTCTCCAGCCTCTCTTGCTATTTTTTTTATTTCCACTGTTTTGCTGGATATTTCCGGAATTTCCAAAATAAATAGTTCTTTAATGATTTCTTCGCTACGTCGCGAGAGTATAATTTCAGGACCTCTGATTGTCTGGTTAACAGCGACTATAAAAAATTTCATTTGGTTGCCAACTTCATATCGTTCATTTTTTATTTGATATTCAGGCTGTAATATAGCTGTTGCTTTATCAACAGTCACAAAAACGCACCTGTAATCATAGCGTTGTATAACACCGCTAACAACTTTATTTTCTTTCTCTTTGATATTGTCATATATAGTATCGCGTTCTGCTTCTCGCAATTTTTGAATAATAACCTGCTTTGCTGTTTGAGCCGCCATTCGTCCATATTCATCAGGAGTTTCTAATTTAGTGATTATTTGATCTCCAATTTTATAAGTTTTTTTGATTTCTTTTGCTTCACTTAATTGAATTTCTGTTTTAGGGTTGAATTTTTTGATTTCTTCTTCATCTATATTTTTTTCTTCTTTCTCATCTTTATTTTTTTTATCATTTTCTAATGCTTCTTTTTTGTTTTCTTCCTCTTCATTCTCTTCAATTTCAGGGATATCTTCAACAACTGTTTTTACGTCGTATAATTTAGTATTGCCTCCGCTATGGTCAAAATCTACTTTAATATTTTGTAATTTGTTGCCATAATCCTTGCGGTAAGCCGCTGCTAAAGCTGATTCTATTGTTTCCATAACCTGTTTTTCAGAAATTCCTTTTTCTTCACAAATTTGTTTTAAAGCTAATAAAAATTGTTTTTGATCTAACATAAATATAATGCGAATGCCGCGAATTATAATGCGAATGCCGCAAATTTTTTATTAACGTCATTTACATTTATTCGCGCATTTGTGTTATCTTTTTTTAGTAAAAATAATGAGCAGCCCTCAAGCTACTCATAAATCTATAATTTATTATACAAAAAATATATTTTGCTGTCAATAAAATTTATGGTTTATTTTGTTTTTGTTATTTCTTTTTGCTATAATAAACAC
The sequence above is a segment of the Patescibacteria group bacterium genome. Coding sequences within it:
- a CDS encoding VanW family protein, with translation MNKNGLKIFKAIFKNRWSVFFVLNFLVLAVFLSILIFGFEFYYKNKIYPGVKASNIDLSGKSRNQALKQLREISEQIMSDGIFFKYRDKEVVIGSTFIATEDPGLSKEIIFFDCEKTINKAYEYGRKDNFLINLKKQAFILFNHKKIKVNYNLNEKELKKALISNFSILENPGEDARINIKVKRDEFITEVIAEKLGTSFDYDLAIQQAKNNLESFSSVPIEMYMKTDYPKVKIKDAQKAIPLVKKVLSVFPAKLSYKCFIEGGDAHFCDEDFEDIKISNKDLAYWISLSAGNDSLSVKFDEEKIIDYLINIGKDINVPSSDAKFKIKDEKVSEFQSSVNGIKLNIEKTLLEMENKFLIQATSTAFLVVEEEEAKNSIEDANDLGIKELIGVGESNFSKSPNNRRHNIAIGAEALDGLLIKPGEKFSLVNNLGDINAMAGYLPELVIKGNKTVPEYGGGLCQIATTLFRAAINTGLPITERKPHAYRVFYYEPAGTDATVYIPKPDVKFVNDTEKYILIQTKIDGDDLIFEFWGASDGRKVEVSKPKIFNIVSPGPTKIIETEDLDPGVKKCTESSHNGADAEFTREITTADGEVNEEIWSSHYRPWRAVCLVGKEKEEAVDEDNIESENIDPDSDENQPVDEN
- the tig gene encoding trigger factor; translation: MKISTKKLFKSQKEITIELEQSELAPYLKKAVSRLSKKYKFNGFRPGKIPYEIVKQKLGEAVILNEAIDDIVRETYIQAIKKEKIEPIDMPKIEVLKAAPNNPFIYKAVVSLLPKTKICDLEKIIVNKEKVEVGEKKVDMAIKKLSESRTKEKLVNREVKERDMVKIDLDIFQNNIAIEGGNVLGHKIIIGEPYYIPGFDKKLLGLKENDKKEFEITFPKEHYNKNLAGKLVKCKIKVKGVYDREIPKIDDLFAKSLGEFKNLTELKKQIKQNFEEEENTKEEQRQEIKMFEQLVKESVFEELPDVLIVAEVKKMIQELEANLSQQGVELKDYLSHLKKTITEIEKDFLPQASERVKTALFIREYAIKNNIKTSEKEINQEIKKMSKQYSDSKNNDQFKSESYRNYLKNILTNKKAVDDLKKKIIK
- the nusA gene encoding transcription termination factor NusA; translation: MLDQKQFLLALKQICEEKGISEKQVMETIESALAAAYRKDYGNKLQNIKVDFDHSGGNTKLYDVKTVVEDIPEIEENEEEENKKEALENDKKNKDEKEEKNIDEEEIKKFNPKTEIQLSEAKEIKKTYKIGDQIITKLETPDEYGRMAAQTAKQVIIQKLREAERDTIYDNIKEKENKVVSGVIQRYDYRCVFVTVDKATAILQPEYQIKNERYEVGNQMKFFIVAVNQTIRGPEIILSRRSEEIIKELFILEIPEISSKTVEIKKIAREAGERAKVAVISNDDSVDPIGSCIGQRGNRIQTIINELNGEKIDIIEYDKNIEKFIMNSLSPAKILALKIDEKNHSAIAKVKADQLSLAIGKGGQNVRLAAKLTEWKIDIEEMKEKEKDDKKPKKKKEESSKAKDKDEKKDKEE